A stretch of Planococcus citri chromosome 5, ihPlaCitr1.1, whole genome shotgun sequence DNA encodes these proteins:
- the LOC135847739 gene encoding uncharacterized protein LOC135847739 isoform X2: MEVGQSQHLEMSEAAPKVYDILHPTPVSLQELSAMSISLEIWRREVNEYRTSRQLEEFQVRSLRIEDTRMKLPDLPSTIHKTIKKFFYKFARSVLSWLVEHHKRVFMYRYGHENYILHYFDDFVCDYDGSIDYSRTAERMMRCVGFSAEQKFKIACLYFFEDDIQRIWPSVSRHISVDSMNFRMFPQLYYWICRLRNELGKIPTVWYNDTRTVDERMLHAHMRHNRPSLEYFWNRLPLEKQTERINNKYLNALDFARFVLPKLNDRQLDQLVNRTTCGGGPFYYLFRYLHYNKDVVSRIWLYIRSKNIMNKSTFTDLVVHLIQDEDDDDDCGKIAYENWEYLCREIWNDSPLDFKQSTISFISSGSGWLDDMDIGDDHYSNQIHVEFLLLILQDASLKERNSFWHTCWKTLIKAVRTKDLQRMMRLCLKNEDEIIQFKQNFIISSPVALRVCLSLLKEGYFHELNAFVSFCCPELQAALNFKEQILRSGFLDENEDCQLGLSCEIVFGILKDFNNFVRDVSADLKNELVSSPSFLRHYVSIICNKEISLEKFTEFIEIFVSTGGALTQIKMSFIDSLKEYVTTNAVVRDYMFAKHEFNSILLWCLGSVEAVDEFKLTGIS, from the coding sequence ATGGAAGTTGGACAAAGCCAACACCTAGAAATGAGCGAAGCAGCTCCGAAAGTATACGATATTCTTCATCCTACTCCAGTATCGCTGCAAGAACTGTCAGCGATGTCCATTAGCCTCGAAATATGGCGTCGTGAAGTGAATGAATATCGCACGAGTCGACAATTGGAAGAATTTCAAGTACGCAGTTTACGAATAGAAGATACCCGGATGAAACTTCCTGATTTACCTTCCACGATTCATAAgacaatcaaaaaatttttttataaatttgcgAGGTCAGTCTTATCTTGGCTAGTTGAACATCATAAACGAGTATTCATGTATCGTTACGGTCACGAGAACTATATTTTACACTATTTCGACGATTTTGTATGCGACTACGACGGCTCTATTGATTACAGTAGGACAGCCGAACGCATGATGCGTTGTGTAGGATTTAGTGCAGagcaaaagtttaaaattgccTGCTTGTATTTCTTCGAAGACGATATCCAAAGAATTTGGCCCTCTGTATCGAGACACATCAGCGTGGATTCAATGAATTTTCGAATGTTCCCGCAGTTGTATTACTGGATCTGCCGTCTCAGGAATGAGTTAGGCAAAATTCCAACCGTATGGTACAATGATACTCGTACTGTTGATGAACGAATGCTTCATGCGCACATGCGTCATAATAGACCTtcgttggaatatttttggaatcgtttaCCTCTTGAAAAACAAACGGAAAGAATTAACAATAAATACCTTAATGCGTTAGATTTTGCTAGATTCGTTTTACCAAAACTAAATGATCGGCAGCTCGATCAACTCGTGAATCGTACTACTTGTGGCGGCGGCCCATTTTATTATCTGTTCCGCTATCTTCATTACAATAAAGACGTCGTTTCAAGAATTTGGTTGTATATTAGGTCAAAGAACATCATGAACAAGAGCACTTTTACGGATCTGGTCGTTCATTTGATACAAGATgaagatgacgatgacgattGTGGTAAGATCGCCTATGAAAATTGGGAATATTTATGCCGGGAAATATGGAACGACTCTCCACTTGATTTCAAACAATCGACGATTAGTTTCATTTCATCTGGTAGCGGATGGTTAGACGATATGGATATTGGAGATGATCATTATTCGAATCAGATACACGTCGAGTTCCTGTTGCTTATCCTACAAGATGCATCTCTCAAAGAAAGGAACTCGTTCTGGCATACCTGCTGGAAAACATTGATTAAAGCAGTTCGAACAAAAGATTTGCAACGAATGATGCGATTATGTCTTAAAAATGAAGATGAGATTATTCAGTTCAAACAAAACTTCATAATTAGCAGCCCAGTTGCCCTTCGAGTTTGCCTTTCATTACTCAAAGAAGGGTATTTTCACGAATTGAATGCATTTGTGAGTTTCTGTTGTCCCGAATTGCAAGCAGCGTTAAACTTTAAAGAACAAATCCTGCGGTCGGGTTTTCTCGATGAGAATGAAGATTGTCAACTAGGCCTAAGTTGTGAGATCGTCTTTGGAATTTTAAAggattttaataatttcgttCGAGATGTTTCCGCCGATCTTAAAAATGAGCTTGTGTCGTCGCCTTCATTTTTGAGGCATTACGTGAGCATTATTTGCAACAAAGAAATCTCTTTGGAAAAGTTCACCGAATTTATTGAGATCTTTGTTTCAACAGGAGGTGCTCTAACGCAAATCAAGATGAGTTTTATTGATTCGTTGAAAGAGTATGTGACTACGAATGCAGTTGTACGTGATTATATGTTTGCCAAGCATGAATTCAACTCGATTTTATTGTGGTGTTTGGGAAGTGTTGAGGCCGTTGATGAATTCAAATTAACCGGTATTTCGTAG
- the LOC135847739 gene encoding uncharacterized protein LOC135847739 isoform X7, whose amino-acid sequence MEVGQSQHLEMSEAAPKVYDILHPTPVSLQELSAMSISLEIWRREVNEYRTSRQLEEFQVRSLRIEDTRMKLPDLPSTIHKTIKKFFYKFARSVLSWLVEHHKRVFMYRYGHENYILHYFDDFVCDYDGSIDYSRTAERMMRCVGFSAEQKFKIACLYFFEDDIQRIWPSVSRHISVDSMNFRMFPQLYYWICRLRNELGKIPTVWYNDTRTVDERMLHAHMRHNRPSLEYFWNRLPLEKQTERINNKYLNALDFARFVLPKLNDRQLDQLVNRTTCGGGPFYYLFRYLHYNKDVVSRIWLYIRSKNIMNKSTFTDLVVHLIQDEDDDDDCGKIAYENWEYLCREIWNDSPLDFKQSTISFISSGSGWLDDMDIGDDHYSNQIHVEFLLLILQDASLKERNSFWHTCWKTLIKAVRTKDLQRMMRLCLKNEDEIIQFKQNFIISSPVALRVCLSLLKEGYFHELNAFVSFCCPELQAALNFKEQILRSGFLDENEDCQLGLSCEIVFGILKDFNNFVRDVSADLKNELVSSPSFLRHYEVL is encoded by the exons ATGGAAGTTGGACAAAGCCAACACCTAGAAATGAGCGAAGCAGCTCCGAAAGTATACGATATTCTTCATCCTACTCCAGTATCGCTGCAAGAACTGTCAGCGATGTCCATTAGCCTCGAAATATGGCGTCGTGAAGTGAATGAATATCGCACGAGTCGACAATTGGAAGAATTTCAAGTACGCAGTTTACGAATAGAAGATACCCGGATGAAACTTCCTGATTTACCTTCCACGATTCATAAgacaatcaaaaaatttttttataaatttgcgAGGTCAGTCTTATCTTGGCTAGTTGAACATCATAAACGAGTATTCATGTATCGTTACGGTCACGAGAACTATATTTTACACTATTTCGACGATTTTGTATGCGACTACGACGGCTCTATTGATTACAGTAGGACAGCCGAACGCATGATGCGTTGTGTAGGATTTAGTGCAGagcaaaagtttaaaattgccTGCTTGTATTTCTTCGAAGACGATATCCAAAGAATTTGGCCCTCTGTATCGAGACACATCAGCGTGGATTCAATGAATTTTCGAATGTTCCCGCAGTTGTATTACTGGATCTGCCGTCTCAGGAATGAGTTAGGCAAAATTCCAACCGTATGGTACAATGATACTCGTACTGTTGATGAACGAATGCTTCATGCGCACATGCGTCATAATAGACCTtcgttggaatatttttggaatcgtttaCCTCTTGAAAAACAAACGGAAAGAATTAACAATAAATACCTTAATGCGTTAGATTTTGCTAGATTCGTTTTACCAAAACTAAATGATCGGCAGCTCGATCAACTCGTGAATCGTACTACTTGTGGCGGCGGCCCATTTTATTATCTGTTCCGCTATCTTCATTACAATAAAGACGTCGTTTCAAGAATTTGGTTGTATATTAGGTCAAAGAACATCATGAACAAGAGCACTTTTACGGATCTGGTCGTTCATTTGATACAAGATgaagatgacgatgacgattGTGGTAAGATCGCCTATGAAAATTGGGAATATTTATGCCGGGAAATATGGAACGACTCTCCACTTGATTTCAAACAATCGACGATTAGTTTCATTTCATCTGGTAGCGGATGGTTAGACGATATGGATATTGGAGATGATCATTATTCGAATCAGATACACGTCGAGTTCCTGTTGCTTATCCTACAAGATGCATCTCTCAAAGAAAGGAACTCGTTCTGGCATACCTGCTGGAAAACATTGATTAAAGCAGTTCGAACAAAAGATTTGCAACGAATGATGCGATTATGTCTTAAAAATGAAGATGAGATTATTCAGTTCAAACAAAACTTCATAATTAGCAGCCCAGTTGCCCTTCGAGTTTGCCTTTCATTACTCAAAGAAGGGTATTTTCACGAATTGAATGCATTTGTGAGTTTCTGTTGTCCCGAATTGCAAGCAGCGTTAAACTTTAAAGAACAAATCCTGCGGTCGGGTTTTCTCGATGAGAATGAAGATTGTCAACTAGGCCTAAGTTGTGAGATCGTCTTTGGAATTTTAAAggattttaataatttcgttCGAGATGTTTCCGCCGATCTTAAAAATGAGCTTGTGTCGTCGCCTTCATTTTTGAGGCATTAC GAGGTGCTCTAA
- the LOC135847739 gene encoding uncharacterized protein LOC135847739 isoform X5, which produces MEVGQSQDLEMTEAAPKVYDILHPTPVSLKELSAMAISLKIWRHEVNEYRTSRQLKEFEIFRLRLENTQIELPDLPSMIHKMIRKFFNKFANSVFSWIREHYQRVPFDSYGHENYILQYFEDFVCDYDGSIHYTRTAERMMRCVGFSAELKFKIACLYFFEEDIRRIWPSVSRQLSVDFIDFRKFPQLYYWICRLTNELYKIPTSTYTWRIDTRTVDERMFDTHMSYNRPSFEYFWNRISVDKQMNRVEYIDQYDFARFILPKLNDRQLNELFNKKYGRAFYSLFRYLHCSKKTVLRIWFYIRSKNIMNKSTFNDLVVNLIEDEDYGRDEFDHENWEYLCREIWKDTPLDFKQSTISFISSDSAWLDAIDIEEDHHSNQIHVEFLLLILQDASLKERNSFWHNCWEKMIEAVRTEDLQRMMRLCLKNEDEINQFKENYMNNSPVVLQVCLSLFTEAYFEELNAFVSFCCPELQSARNFKEQILRSVFLDEDEDSQLSREIVCGKKEFNNFVRDVSADFKKELVSSPSFLERLSSIICDKGIPSKKLAKFIRIFVSTKKAFRRVKTSLIDSLKEYLATDEIDLDELFRKPEFNSILLWCLGSNEAVGEFKLTCTSS; this is translated from the coding sequence ATGGAAGTTGGACAAAGCCAAGACCTAGAAATGACTGAGGCAGCGCCAAAAGTATACGATATTCTTCATCCTACTCCAGTATCGCTAAAAGAACTGTCGGCAATGGCCATTAGCCTCAAAATATGGCGTCATGAAGTGAATGAATATCGCACGAGTCGACaattgaaagaatttgaaatattcaggTTACGACTAGAAAATACCCAGATAGAACTTCCTGATTTACCTTCCATGATTCATAAGatgatcagaaaattttttaataaatttgcgaattcagttttttcttgGATACGTGAACATTACCAACGAGTACCATTCGATTCTTACGGTCACGAGAACtatattttacaatatttcgaGGATTTTGTATGCGACTACGACGGCTCTATTCATTACACTAGGACAGCCGAACGCATGATGCGTTGTGTAGGATTTAGTGCAGAGCTAAAGTTTAAAATTGCCTGCTTGTATTTCTTCGAGGAGGATATCAGACGAATTTGGCCCTCTGTATCGAGACAACTGAGCGTGGATTTCATTGATTTTCGCAAGTTCCCGCAGTTGTATTACTGGATCTGCCGTCTCACGAATGAATTATACAAAATACCAACCTCAACCTACACCTGGCGAATTGATACTCGTACTGTTGATGAACGAATGTTTGATACGCACATGTCTTATAATAGACCTTCgtttgagtatttttggaatcgtatctCCGTTGATAAACAAATGAACAGAGTTGAATACATTGATCAGTACGATTTTGCTAgattcattttaccaaaactgaATGATCGGCAGCTCAATGAACTCTTTAATAAGAAATATGGTCGCGCATTTTATTCTCTGTTCCGCTATCTTCATTGCAGTAAAAAAACCGTTTTAAGAATTTGGTTCTATATTAGATCGAAGAACATCATGAACAAGAGTACTTTTAACGATCTGGTTGTTAATTTGATAGAAGATGAAGATTACGGTCGTGATGAGTTCGATCACGAAAACTGGGAATATTTATGCCGTGAAATATGGAAGGATACTCCACTTGATTTCAAACAATCGACGATCAGTTTCATTTCATCCGATAGCGCATGGTTAGACGCTATAGATATTGAAGAAGATCATCATTCGAATCAGATACACGTCGAGTTCCTATTGCTTATCCTGCAAGATGCTTCTCTCAAAGAAAGAAATTCGTTCTGGCACAACTGCTGGGAAAAAATGATCGAAGCAGTTCGAACCGAGGATTTGCAACGAATGATGCGATTGTGTCTTAAAAATGAAGATGAGATTAACCAGTTCAAAGAAAACTACATGAATAACAGCCCAGTTGTCCTTCAAGTTTGCCTTTCATTATTTACAGAAGcgtattttgaagaattgaatgcATTTGTGAGTTTCTGTTGTCCCGAATTGCAATCAGCGAGAAACTTCAAAGAACAAATCCTGCGGTCAGTTTTTCTCGATGAGGATGAAGATAGTCAACTAAGTCGTGAGATCGTCTGTGGAAAAAAGgaatttaataatttcgttCGAGATGTTTCcgccgattttaaaaaagaacttGTGTCGTCGCCTTCATTTTTAGAGCGTTTATCGAGTATTATTTGCGACAAAGGAATTCCTTCGAAAAAGCTCGCCAAATTTATTCGGATCTTTGTTTCAACGAAAAAAGCTTTCAGGCGGGTCAAGACGAGTTTGATTGATTCGTTGAAAGAGTACTTGGCTACTGATGAGATTGACCTTGATGAACTATTTCGTAAGCCTGAGTTCAACTCGATTTTATTGTGGTGTTTGGGAAGTAATGAGGCCGTTGGAGAATTCAAATTGACCTGTACGTCTTCTTAG